The nucleotide window AGATTGTTTCTCAGTACTGAAATGATATGGAATTCATATATCCGACCCCAATTTATTTAGGATTGAGAAGCAACTGATTGAACATAGAAAAAAGTTTATAGAATAAGCAGATAAGCGTTATGAGATGTTTCTGTCGTTACTTTGTTTCACTTTCTAGAAAGGTAGCATGGTACAgcaagaaatagaaaaagacaacatattagtaatatataatggaaaaaaaaaccaGCTCGGTGCATGAAGCATCTCTCGTTCATACAAAGTCCAGGGAAGGGCTGCACCCAGGGGTTTATGCGATGTAGGAAGCCTACTCTACCCGAAGCATCAGCGATTGATTCCACGGCTCAAGCCTGTAATCTATATATAGGTCACTTGGAGACAACTTTAGTGTTGCTCCAAGACTCCGCTTCGGAACACATTAACTTGTCTAACCTGATTTTTTGTTAGACAGCAGTCCAGTCTAAGAGGCCGAATAAACGTCTATACTTTCTCCCATGGGTTTTTCTTAACAAAGTTCACTTTCAAGTGCATTCTATCAAGTCCTggatcaaaattttcatttttgttgctTTATGGTCATCAACATTTGGCCTAAATCTTAGATCTTTGGGTAAATTCACAATTATGATTCTTGTTGCTCATCGTCATTTGTTGATTTCGTTCTGTCTTCCCCTTTAGAGAAACTTTTAGTAGGTGGTTGTAGATTCTGACTTGGCCAAAGGGTGAAATTTGTGGTTCCACTTCCAGCAATTTTCATTTGAGGCAGCTCCATTTGTAGGAAATAATAATACTTAATGGTGTTTGCATTAGTTAATGATTCTATGTTATTACAGATCATTGTATGGAGATGATGTCCGTTTCATAAATGACTTTTGTTCGTTGGTATTTTTGCTAATGAAGTTCACTGTCCATGTAGAGGTGTATTCCGCTTTTGTACAATTAAGTCTACAAGCCTTAGAGTTAAATCTGTTAAGTTTGAATCCTAGATCCGCCTTCATTTCCATGTGCATTCTATTTTCAACTGACGTAGGAGAAGGCAACCATCGAGACTCAGGAGGTACTTCTTTGCATGATATGTTGCTCTTTGTGAGTGTTGCATTGCTTCCTCAAACAATAACTTAATCTCATCAGTGGTGTAGACACATGTAGTGGAGGGTGGCCAGTCAAACACTCTTCGTCGAAAAGTTATACTGTATAGAAAATTTCATGAAGTATataggtcaattttttttttttcatatgtatatattaaatcttGGACCCTTAACGAAATTTCTGGCTTCACCAGTAATATCatctttaatctttttcatatatttacATTGACTGGACATTGTTTGTGCATCTAAACAAGTTGATGGTTTCTACAGGTGATTTTTAGCTTTAACAGTCATGAGCCCTAAATCTGGAAGTGGAAACCGTAACCATTCTCGAATAGATGCAGTGGTAACCAAAAGTGAAACTGAGGCCAAGTCATCAACAATCTTTCTCCAGGATTCTAAACAGGAGAGTAAAAGTAGAGAAAGCTCAGATTCTATCTTAAATGATAGTGTTTCAGGGTCAAGTAAAAGTTCAGAACTTTCCTATTCCACGTTTTCATCCTCGTCCGGTTATTCCTCTGATGATTTCATACTAATGAATCCAAAAATAGCATCCAACTCTATCTCATCAAATGTACCATCTTCTAAATTTCCTCCGGACTCCAAACCTTTATCTCAAGCGGACTACAATCATTTGAAACTGAATACATCAACAAGCTCCACCTCACAGGTTTCAGACGTCACTGATGAATCGTTATTGCCAACCGTGTCAATTACAAAATCTCCTTTTATCCAAGTGATGGACAGACAAGGAGGTTATGATCCCAACAGAGTTCCATCTTCAATTTTCGAAAGCAAATCCTCCACACCTAAAGAATGGAGTGCTGCCTCTGAAGAGTCATTATTTAGTATCAATGTCAGTCTTTCGAGGAAGTCAGCAGAACTACGCATGTGTGTGGAATCGGAAACATGTGAAGAAATTAGTAAGTCTGGGAAGCTAATCAGTAGACACTCATCACCTGTAAAAGGAGGAGAACATACGGAAAAGAGTTCTGTATTTGATACAGAAAGGGGCGTGATTGATCGAAGCAACCTTATTGAAGCAGGAAGTCAACATAAATCAATTAAGAAACAACCACATTTTGAAGAGGAAATAAAGTTAAGAGGGAACAGAGATTATTCAACTGCCATTAGTCATTCCGAAGGGAATGGAGGATTTAGAGACTCCTACAACCATTTCAATGGTAATGATACGGCTTTACCTTTTTCGATGTGAGTACCAGTTCctatcttttttttctaatatcatCTGCATTTAGCATATGTACAtgttcttctcttttcttttccatGTCACTGGTAACGTGCTGCTTCATTAATAATTACGCGGTTGTGCATTAGAGTTCATCTAACTTGTCATTCGTATAAACGTGTTTGAGTCTCATGTCTTCAACTTAAATGCTTTACATTAAAGATTATTGGTGATCTTATTTCTTCCCAGATATATGGAGCTTGCAATCATGCATTTTTGTGTTCACggaatatatttttgtttattgcAGAGATAGAAAGTCCACCGAACCTCTTTGCCATCCTGcttattacaaaaaaaagaagtccAGATGGTCGTCATGCTTCTCTTCCTGTTTTAGCTGTGGATCGTGTTGCTCTGGATGTCCAAGCTGTTCCTATAAGTGCTCAGGTTGCTTCTCTTGTAAATGGTCAAGCTTGAAATGTTGTTCTTGTAAGTGGCCAAGCTGGAAATGTTGTTCTTGTAAGTGGTCAAGCTGGACATGTTGTTCTTGTAAGTGGTCAAGCTGGACATGTTGTTCTTGTAAGTGGTTAAGTTGCTCTTGTTGTTGCCGTAAGTGGTCGAGAAAACAGGGTTGCTGCTGCAAATGATCAAGCAACTACTTTTATTGTCCAACCTAGCCTTGTGACAGAGTCAGAATTTTTGTTAAAGAGGTTCATcgtctatatatacataaaaaagattttgacCTTGTATATAAGTGTGATTTTTCGGCCAAAGGGGTTTATTCTGCCCAAGCAAAAGTAAAGCTAAAGGCGGGTAACTACTTTGGTCGAACTATGCATATGCATATAtacttcttttttcaaaatgtaTACATATAGTAGAATCACACTTGTTCTGAATGAGTTGTCTGACTCTAGATCCTGGATTCCCCTTTGTGGCCCAAATGCACTTCAAGTGTTCAACGTCAGGACTTTCACTAAGGGGATTCAACATATAAAAAGGTAGACACATGAAGAAGTGAAGGGGATTCAAATGAGtatgtatacataaaaaatagttttgacCTTGTATATACAATGTAATGTTTCTAGAGAAAATGATTCGGATAAACCCCTTGCGCTCCTCTATCTTTGCCTCTGGCTTCATGATAACCAATCACAGGACAACATTCAATTTCTTGTGTTCATATTTTTAGGTGATTGGGTATAGAGGATATATCAATTTTGAATTAAGTTGGGAAGCATGTAAATTATTCAATTGTTCCAATTTGTTTGACAATTTTCCAGGTGTATATTCTTAAATTATGCTCCTTAATAAGTCAGATTTGGCATATATCAATTGTAATTTTTGACTGAGCATGCCTTCACTAGCTAATTTTGTATATTGAACAAGTTTCTCTTCTCAAACATATATAAACCATTCATGTTGAAAGTCTTCTCTCTCATTCAACATACCAACAAGGCATAATACATACACATGTCCTTTAATTTGATGTCATCTGATATCTATACCCTCTAACTTCAAGTGTGCACAAGTATGTATTTAAACTTGAACAGagttgaacaagtaaacacacaCATCCTACTTGGCGTCCTACGTGGCAATTCacgtcctacgtgtattatgccacaCGAAACGAGTGTGTGTACTTGTTGAACTTCATACAATCTTAAGTAAGTGCATACTTGTGCACACCAAAAGTTGAAGAGCATAGATACCTGCAAAAGACATagttatgtattatgcctacgGGGAAAATAGGAGGTAATAACAGGGTAAATTCATTAGAGAGTACTCCACAACGAGCTGTCAAAGCACGTTAATCAGTCAATCTTCAATACCATAAGCTGAGCAGTACAAGTTACAACCATGGGGATTTCATGGGCATATTTCTCTCAAAATCAAGCTACCAAAAGAAGCAATAATAGATCATCATCACAGTCTAATTCCTCCTCCATGTTTTTCTAACTCAACAAGTTAACACGGGTATGACACCcaaagtgaagagtccgagctACTTAGCTTGCCAACTGCTGCATAAACTCCTCATCAGCTGCACAGACCTGAAAACCTATGTCATGAAGGAAAAACTACTTCTGTAACTAATGCAGCACATAATAAATTTGTAGAAGTATCTCCAAATTAAGTTAAGAGTTATGCCATTTTTTGCATATCATTCACATCCTTAAACTCACCGTGGTAAATCGTGGCTCAGCACAGGCAGAGACAAGGTGGAGAATCAATAGACGAAACTCATTGTTGATACGTACATTGCCCACTAATGAGCTCCTGTCAATAGcagaaggaagaaagaaaacacaaattaatgacaacaaaatttttattagttttcgAAGAAGAGACTTTGTATCTCATAAAAGGAGAGTAAAAACAAGGCATGAGGTATATATACCGAAATTCCTGGGCTTTTGGGAAAGAGCTGCAATGTTTCTGAATATTAGAAATGTGACCTTTGTTTCTTAGAAGAGGAGCAACTGGCTTCATTGGTCACAGTAGAGTCGTCATATTTGCTCTTTCGTGTCCTAATGCAAAGATTTTTATACAACAAACGAAATCCATAATCCCTTATATCTCCAGAGAACGATAATATAATGCGCCCATAGTCATTTGGTGTTTTTCCATTTGCTTTTGATGTATCCCATAAGCCAGCAAAAGGtacaaagaaaaaatgaattacgGAATCAGGTGAGTATTCACATACAAGAGAACTACTGTCGGGCTCCAGTAAGTCTAGTCTCAAGGTCATCCACAACTTCGAATCATAACACAAGGGAATCAAGTGAGTTGTCATTGTCACATACATTAACCTGCCAGTATAACATATAGCAAATCCCAAGAAGTTATCAGCTACATACCAATTTTCAGGCAAATTGACTAATCCACTTTTACCAGTTCCCCGACGGTGGAACCAAGTTGGGATTGTCAGTGTCCTACTTGTGAACAATCTTAGTGACAACGAATCTGAAGCAGAGATGTCATGTTGCGATGATGAGATATTCTGAAACAACGAATTACAGATCGAAGACTTGCTCCAATCTGCATATATTGTATCTAATTGCTCTGGGAATTCTGGCAGCTGTTTAAGCTTCTTACAATGTGATAAGTTCAAGGATCGAAGAGAACCAAGTTGGGCTATGCTTCGAGGCAAATGATGGAAGTTATTTCTACCGAGATACAACCTTTTCAAAGAGCGTAAGCATCCAATGTCTTCTGGAAGTCCTCCGTCTATTATATTGCAGCAACCAAGATTCAGAATTTCTAATGAGTGTAACCCTTCATTCACTTGAGGGAACACAAAGTACACTCCATCTTCTGATTCTTTTTTTGCAAAAGTTAAGAACTTAAGCTTGTTTAAGCGGATGATGGAAGACGGAGGACGTGAAATTAGAGTATGGCTGGCATGAAGCTCCTCCAAGTTTTCTAAATCGCCTATCTCTTCTGGCAAGCTTTCAAGTTTTGAGCAGTAGGATACATCTAGCTTCATCAAAACTTTCAATTTACAAACGCTACTCGGAAGAGCTACAAGGCTTTTCATATCACTCAAATCTAACACTCTAAGACGAGCTTGGTGCTGAATAATAGATGATGGTAGTTCCCTTATCCATGTGAATCGCATGCGAATCTCTAGCTCTAGCTTCATTTTTCCAAGGAATTCTGGAAATTTCTCTAAACTAGAGCAACCTACTAGATCCAGAGATTTCACAGATTCCACATTAACTCGTGGAAACCTCTCAAGTTTTTCACAATGATACAAATCTAACTCGATTAGTTTTTTGGAACATCCCAGGGAATGGTGAACCTCTTTAAGACTTGTACATCTCCTCAGATTCAGATATTCCAAATTTGGCATCCCTGTGAAATCTGGTGTTTGAATCAAGCTTTTGGAGCAGCTAAGATCTAGCTTTTGTAGGGACGGCAAAAACACCTATTTCAAACACAGAAAGAGATTGTTTAATTCACACCCTTCGATTATAAGAGTCATTGTGGGAGattagaaattattttattttcatttttatatggAAATTACATGTTCAGAAACTCTAATAACACAAGTTTAGGTCTACACAGAATAAAACACACCAAGTTTATGAGACTTTTTAGCATTATACCAAATTAGAAACGGTACCTTTCTTTCGGTCCATAAATCATGCAACGAACTCCACTTGAGATCAAGATGAACAAGCCTCTGGGGTTCAAAATTTTCGGGCAATGACTTCCAAGGAAATTCATGCCAGACAAACCAACACAAGTTGTTGGGCAGGTACTCAATGGAGCCATCATGACAATTGGAGTCGTGGAGAACATCTTCTCGATCAATCGGAGAGATGAAGCTACATATGTGTAATATCCTAAGCCTTTTCATATTATTCATTGCCTCTTTGCTAAAGCATAGCTTTTGAATAAAAGTAAAGCAGATTCCCTCCACTGCCATGGTCCCCTGGTAAAAGGATCACAAGTCAACAAATCATAACTTCAGATGTCTTGTACAATCGCTCACTAATCATGTCATGATAACATAAGATAACAGGATCGGTCAGCTTTAATTAAAAATGGCTACTTGACGAATTAGCAAGCAACGTTAGGCCAACTAAAATGGTATACTTGCAAGACTAtgaagcaacaacaacaacatacccagtgaaatcctaCTAGGTgcggtctggggagggtagagtgtacgcagacctccTTACCACTACTTCATGGagatagagagactgtttcggaaagaccctcggctcaagtgtATCAAACCCAAGTAGAGGAAGATGAAAACAATTAAGAATATGAAGCAAGAGGAGCAAATAATTGGAGTTGACTGCCCtatatatcttttgaatatgaAAACTAGAAATTGGATAGTAGTGTATTGTTTAGCCTACTTACCATTGTCAACCATCACTTCTTTGACATCTTCAGTTTTCCATAGTCTGCTACGTTCCCCTGGATGCTTTTGCATTTTCACTATATATTGACCCATATCTTGTATTAAGTCATGCATTTGAATCTTATTATGATCAGAGATGAACACAAGAGATTTGTCGATTAGGACACTCAATCCATATTCAGCTGGAAAATCACAACTCTCGAGGATTTGCAtgactttttccttttcttttcctcGGAAGAAACATGCAATATCTAGAAATATCTCTTGCTCATTGGGCTCCAACCCATCATAACTTATTTTGAGGTTTTCAATAATTTCTGAACCAGAGTTTTCCCTTATTCGGTCGAGAGCACTTCTCCACACAATTATATCCTTCTTGTATAATAAAGAACCCCACACTTTCAGGGCTAAAGGATGACCTTTAGCATGACTTACTATCTCCAACGTTAGATTTTCGAAACACTCATCTGGAACATTTTCCATGAAAGCATATTGATTGAACAGTTTAATCGCATCACGATCAAGCAGTGTCTCCACTTCATGTAGTACACTATTCCTTATCAAACGCTTGTCTCTAGTAGTTGCAATAATCCTACTACCCTTGCCAAACCAACAAAGATCCCCTGCTAGGTAATCCAACTGGTCTCTGTGATCAATGTCATCAAGCACAAGTAAAACCTTCTTAAACTGAAATCTACGAGCCATCAGGCTCCTACCCTCCTCCTTATTATTCACGCAATTTTCTTTTTCCCCTAACAATTTAGAGAGAAGGATATTTTGCAGAGAGTACATTCTATGTTTGTTTTCTTTAATATCCTCAAGAAAACAAGCATCTTTAAATTTGCTCGACGAGAGTTTATTATAAATAGCATTTGCTATTGTCGTTTTACCTACTCCTCCCATTCCACAGATCCACACAATCCGAACATCATCAATTTCCATCTCTAGTAGGGATTCTACTTTTTCTATTTGAGTATCTATTCCCACGACTTTGT belongs to Solanum stenotomum isolate F172 chromosome 1, ASM1918654v1, whole genome shotgun sequence and includes:
- the LOC125877354 gene encoding uncharacterized serine-rich protein C215.13-like codes for the protein MSPKSGSGNRNHSRIDAVVTKSETEAKSSTIFLQDSKQESKSRESSDSILNDSVSGSSKSSELSYSTFSSSSGYSSDDFILMNPKIASNSISSNVPSSKFPPDSKPLSQADYNHLKLNTSTSSTSQVSDVTDESLLPTVSITKSPFIQVMDRQGGYDPNRVPSSIFESKSSTPKEWSAASEESLFSINVSLSRKSAELRMCVESETCEEISKSGKLISRHSSPVKGGEHTEKSSVFDTERGVIDRSNLIEAGSQHKSIKKQPHFEEEIKLRGNRDYSTAISHSEGNGGFRDSYNHFNGNDTALPFSIDRKSTEPLCHPAYYKKKKSRWSSCFSSCFSCGSCCSGCPSCSYKCSGCFSCKWSSLKCCSCKWPSWKCCSCKWSSWTCCSCKWSSWTCCSCKWLSCSCCCRKWSRKQGCCCK
- the LOC125853726 gene encoding TMV resistance protein N-like; translation: MASISSYVSNSHYCPRWKYDVFLSFRGEDTRDTIAGYLYERLTRRGIITFQDNKRLEHGDSIPKELSKAIKDSQVALVIFSKNYATSRWCLDELVKIMECANEENEKTIIPVFYGVDATDVRYQSKSFAETFAKHELKYKDDDEGMQKVQRWRTALTVAANLKGYVFPNGVESDCIERIVDDISSKCKTSVSYSHKVVGIDTQIEKVESLLEMEIDDVRIVWICGMGGVGKTTIANAIYNKLSSSKFKDACFLEDIKENKHRMYSLQNILLSKLLGEKENCVNNKEEGRSLMARRFQFKKVLLVLDDIDHRDQLDYLAGDLCWFGKGSRIIATTRDKRLIRNSVLHEVETLLDRDAIKLFNQYAFMENVPDECFENLTLEIVSHAKGHPLALKVWGSLLYKKDIIVWRSALDRIRENSGSEIIENLKISYDGLEPNEQEIFLDIACFFRGKEKEKVMQILESCDFPAEYGLSVLIDKSLVFISDHNKIQMHDLIQDMGQYIVKMQKHPGERSRLWKTEDVKEVMVDYQGTMAVEGICFTFIQKLCFSKEAMNNMKRLRILHICSFISPIDREDVLHDSNCHDGSIEYLPNNLCWFVWHEFPWKSLPENFEPQRLVHLDLKWSSLHDLWTERKVFLPSLQKLDLSCSKSLIQTPDFTGMPNLEYLNLRRCTSLKEVHHSLGCSKKLIELDLYHCEKLERFPRVNVESVKSLDLVGCSSLEKFPEFLGKMKLELEIRMRFTWIRELPSSIIQHQARLRVLDLSDMKSLVALPSSVCKLKVLMKLDVSYCSKLESLPEEIGDLENLEELHASHTLISRPPSSIIRLNKLKFLTFAKKESEDGVYFVFPQVNEGLHSLEILNLGCCNIIDGGLPEDIGCLRSLKRLYLGRNNFHHLPRSIAQLGSLRSLNLSHCKKLKQLPEFPEQLDTIYADWSKSSICNSLFQNISSSQHDISASDSLSLRLFTSRTLTIPTWFHRRGTGKSGLVNLPENWYVADNFLGFAICYTGRLMYVTMTTHLIPLCYDSKLWMTLRLDLLEPDSSSLVCEYSPDSVIHFFFVPFAGLWDTSKANGKTPNDYGRIILSFSGDIRDYGFRLLYKNLCIRTRKSKYDDSTVTNEASCSSSKKQRSHF